GTCCAAGTACTGAGtagacctgtcaatcaggttTTGATATAGTGGGACACTTGTTTATTTCTTGGCTCAGACAACTAGACGGTACTTGTATAAAACAACCTGTAAAACAAATTCGGTGTGTTGCTCTACTTTAACATATTAATCtgagaaggcagagagaagaaaagcgTCCCGACTCACAGCTACATAACACTCACAGTCCCACTTACTTTGACAGATCTTATTCTCCTGAGATCCAGATGTTCACCCTCAGAGTTCCTCACCACCTTTGTTGTATATTTAAAATCTGCAGAGGAAATAGACATTAACAGCAGCCAGCAGACTGTCAGCTCTTCAAAATAGATCAATAAGTACATactgcattcacacacagtgagaaaggaaaaactgtgtgtgtccagggGAGTGACACACTACATATGTCAATGTTTGCACATTTCTATCAATCTTctgccaaaaaataaaacattttcacttttaaactgCCAAAAGTAGAATTTTAAGTGAGAagaaacttttacttttactcctATTTATCACATTTCTTATGACTTAAAAGCTCTTAAATTTAGACTGGAATGCTggccctgtgtgtgtattagatAACAGCGACAGGATCGGGATGTCTTTGTGTCAGGAGGCCACAACAAACCTGTAACTTCTCCGTAGCACTGGATGACTCCCATAGAGATGGCTTTCCTTTTGAAGGCGTTCAGCAGAGTCCAGGGGTCGAACCAGCCCTCGTTCTCCAGACCTGGAAGGCCGGACGAGCGtgaataaaagttaaaaaaggtttcatacacacacacacacacacacacacacacacacacacatatatatatcaggCTTATGTAAAAGAGCAACTATATAATGGGGCATACATTTAAGATTAATGCTGATCATAAGATTTGAATGAGATGAATTTTACACAGGAATACGCCCTCTGGTACATATAGCTACTATTCATCTTGtatagtttctatttttacttctattctaatttcagttttaaatccctcctgttgtttattttttacttccTCTGTTCATCTGTGCTCATTTCTGTGCTTTTGCTGCGGCAACAACTGAAATTCCCCGcttggggatcaataaaggctcGTCTTATCTCATCTTATAGTAATGAGAAAACAATATACTAACTAGCTGTGATTAGGGGAAACCACCGTCTTATCAGAGGCAGACAGCGCTGAGGGCCAGATTAACGAAGGCTTTTGAGCCAGTTTTTCAGATTTGACGCTATCTAACCCCAAACACATCACACCAGGCTGTGTGTCAATCAACTAATGAAAATAGAGAGCTGTAACTAAATCTGATtgttagaaagaaaaatagagcAAATATTAACAATTAACATACTGataaacacatgtacatgtaaagTACACACACTTTGTACTGTCAGAACCACGGAGTGATTAAACATCAACCTGTGAAGCATCTGCACTCACCATATGAAGCGAGCGCCACACCGTCTGTGTTGATCCATGGAAATCTCTCCTTCAGTTGTGtcggagagagaagagagacttTGGCTCCAGCGTACCTGGAAGTCACAAAACAAGATACATGATTGACAGATCATTTCTCCAGGAGTGGGTGATCTCTACCTTTCTGATATCACACAGTTGTAGTGAATGAAACAGGGCCGACACCTCTGGGTGCTGTAGTTCTCCTCCATGATGTGGGCCACCTCCTCACTGGCCAGGAAGAGGTATCCCGACTGGTTGAACTGCAGGTCCACCGGGTCTTCGTTCAACAGACCGAGGTGTTCCTGAGAGGACACGGAGGTCAGACGGCCACTTAACACTTAACACTCattaacacacagagagaatcaTTTCTATACTAACAGCATGGAAAAGGTTTCAAAACGTACAAACAACAGAGCGACATTCCGCAtcataaatactgtatgaacTCCTttaatacacatatacagtatatggatAACACGTTTGTCCTcagggtggcgctagaggaaagacGATAGAGTCATTAAAGGAATCAGTTCAAcatttgatgagaagattgataccactctcatatctgtttgttaaatatgaagctacacaCAACTCAGATAAACAAAAGCtagttttcatctttttagtGGACGTTTAAGTCGCATGCTTCACGTCATGTCATGATTAAATAGCTAAGCCTGTTTCCATggcactttgtttttattgacgTAACTTTAcgcaacagcaaaacaaatctgactGTAAAACTCATTAGGGTGACTAAACAGTTATAAATTGAACTTAATATCTTGTTTTCTCAAGTTCAGTGAACCACATTACAATAACTCATTGAATAAACAAATTATCCAAGTATATTCATTTAACTCACATTTTGTGGGGCAGCAGGGGAACTTATGTTTTACAGTCTTCACATCAGTAAACTGCTGCCAAGTTCAGGGAAAATCAATGATTTGTTTGTAGTAAAATCTAAATCTCAGGTGTGAAATCCAACTCCAATGAGTCAGtaagtaaaacagaaaacactgcataTTAGATAGAGGTTTGGCAGAGATGAGACAGTTGCAGAACTGTGTCATGGGCACCCTTAGAACTTAAATAACAGTCGCTTAATCAATCTTTTCTGGGCCTGTGACACTGTGGAAATTTGTCGCGTAGTATCTCTAATATAGTGTAAATCAGTCTTCATCTTTAAAGCTAAACTCAAAGGGAATTTCTAATTAAATGCTGGCTTTAAAGACACCAAATATGGGCACAAAATATCAACCAGCTGCAGTTTAAATCCAACAATATTAGTACAGATATTGGTCAAACTCGCATATTAATACAACATACACTCTGAGCGCGGTGGGTAACTGTCGCATTTAATGATGTAAAGGCTCGTCATTCATTGCCTTGTGCAGTGAGCTGAGAGAGGCtccacacaaacaagcaacaacaTGAGCGACTTCAACGTGACCTACATTGATGTTTCTCATGAAGTCTGCGGAGGCCAGGGAGAGGTGGATGTTCTCAGGCAGGGAGAACTGCTGTCGGATCCCCCCTGCAGACAGCACGGTGGAGGCCTGGGAgtactggggggaaaaaacacacgCAGGAGGAGGCAGTTAATAAGGAATTATGTAGAAGCAGAGGactgctgtactgtatattatgcTGCTTATCACTGTGCTACTGGCAACACtaaggaaacagaaaataattcaGTTGATGCGaccctctcttctcttgccACATTAGCGGAGAATCTCTTAGTCCACCTTAATATAtggaacattttcttctttgtatgattgttgtattaaaacatttatttagtcatgacatgttttcatctttccCAAAACTTTCATACCATTTTTTCCAGGTACTTGCAGTTTTGTCCAGAATGTTCACCCTAATTTCTCTCATCTTCAAGCAGCTGCAAGTATTGATTAAGAAGAGAGTCATTTCTGGTTTTTAATAGCCTCATCCACTCATTAAATCCTACCTCATTGCACACTAACTATAGGAGTCCCCTCGCACCAATAATACCAAACTATATGAGACAATAGGTTTTAGCTTGACAACTGACTCTTGTTGATAGATGTGCAGAAGTTAAGTTAAACTTTGATCATGTCAAAAGTGTTTTTAACCCACTATTCCTGTTTGGCCCCTGTGAGTTGACACATCGGGCTTTGATTCGACACAATGCTGTCTGGAATAAATACGACTGATGACAGATCAATACTGGGCCCTCACCGTTGGATCCTTCTCCACCACAATAACTTTCACCCCTTCTCGCCCCGTGTCCTTCTGTTTCAGCCAAAAGGCGATGGACCAGCCCACTACACCGCCTCCTACGATCACAATGTCGGCCCTCTCCGGGGGAAGTTTCGGGTTGAGCTCCAGGGGACTCCAGCTGCTCCCTGGCAGCGCGTCCGCCGCCTTCTTCCTCATTGCTGCCAGCTGAGCCTCCAGGTCTGAGGCACAAAGGCAGAAACTTTATCCTACTTGATCATCATTTTGCAGTGGTTGACTCACACTTTACAACTCAAGATACTTTCTGAAACTTCAGCTACCACTCTACTCggcatataaaatatattaatataactTCCCATGTCAATTGGTTAGCCTAAAATCTTCCGCCAAATCACATTGTTTAAAGTTTACATTTAGAAGAAATTAGTGTTTTTTGGAGGATTATATGCATGCCGAATTGTAGAGAGGCATCTAACAGTTCATCAGAGAGTTTCAGTGGTGACAAACAAGTTGCATACATTTCTAGATAAACACATCATTAAATAATTCGGGGATTTCTTATTGTGAAGTTAGCTAGCTTGTTGacatgttcttgcatgagggTGTAAACAGCACTTCCTTCGACGTTTCCCACCTTTGAAGAAGTCATTCCGGAGAGGTCTGCCTGTACTCAGGCTTTGACATAACGTTGAATGTCCATACAGCCATGTGTGCCGTTGTGTCACCCGTCTGCAGGCAAGTAATCCGTGAGCCGTCCGCGCCTTCACATGCAGCCTGCTCCACGTTGACATTGCTgcaagctaactagctagtaAGTAAACAGTAGGCTTCACCGTGAAaacgacaacaacagcaatgtGAACAAACATGCGAAACTTCTCTTAATGTGTGCAGCCAAATCTGTAATCTGACAGTGAGGTCAAATAAAATCCGAGTCAAAACAGTGAAATCAGGCAGAATAAGACCGGTAGTACGGTgttttccttcaaaataaaagcacacatttaGGTCATCGCCTCAAGGAACAGGTTAACCTCCAGTTTGTATCAGTCTGTGCTGGTACaaactgtattgtgtttttaatgaaagaggATTCTGTCTGCTATATGTATTTTTAGGTCTGCAACTAACTATTGTTTTTCTCATCCATTTATCTGCTGGTTTGTCTTGCTTAATAGATTAATCGGTTAGTCCATTGAATGTCAAAATATAGTGAAAAAAGgtgacaccttcaaatgtcttgttttgtctaaccaacagtccaaaaccgaaagatattaagtttacaatgatataaaacaggaaaagcagcacattctcACGCTTACTTGAACCAGTAATTTGGCAAAGTTGTCTACAAATTAcctttctgaaaaaaaaaaaattgtttattaatattattcagCTTTACAGTTCAGCTTAGTTTTTATTCTCTAGTATATTTTTATGTCAGACATAAAGATATCTGTCTCCATCTTGATGACGGTTGGTGGACTGTGTAAATACCAGGGACAACAATGgaaataaatacagcattttaGCTTTTTATCCGTGACAAAGTCtgatatgttgtgttttttatacatttatcaGAATACCAAACCATCCAACCTTATATAATGTATGTGGCTATTTCTATATGCCAATATCTGGCTAGGAAATACAGGTGACAGGAGTAAGTTGAACCTGAACAGGAGATGAGTCAAATTAACTGCTGAgtatagtttttctttttcatgttgtcattttacTGTTCTGAGCAATTCATTGTCTGTATGACACGATTAGAAGTTATTGGGGTATTAAGTACATTAAATCAGTGTTATTCCAAAAACATTGTCATTCTTAGTCTTAAATCAATGTATAATTACTCATGACAGTTTTATGGAAGCAGTGTTTATCATATGAGTTTATTTGAACAACAAACTGTTAAGGCTATTAAATGTATGACCCTGTTATGAGAACTACTAAAGCTGCTAAATATGGGCtctgtgaaaaaatattttattttgaaaactgttCAGGGAATTTTATTATATTCCTGCAAACTTGACATGGGTCATAAAATAGGCAGTGGCTTACCATGTGAGTGCAAAGGGCCAATCAGAGGAGGGACATATCAGCTGGGGTGCAAATATAaaagccagagagaaaaaaagattattagAAAAGTCAAGCATGTATGAGCACATTCTTACATTTTGCTTTACCTGCACTTCAGTTTGTCAGGTATTCACATGTGTTGGTTGGGTAATAACATCGAAATAAACCCTGTAACAAATGCTTTTATCCTGTGATAAATATAGTCAgtcacatacaaaaacatactAACCACATACAATCTTTGTTTATCACTGCAATCCCAGTTGTGTTTACCATTTGTTCAGTTAATCATATGTCCTCTGCTAGTATTTAAACAACACTTCCTTCTTTCTCATGATTTCtgttgcattttaatgttatccatacacacgcacacacaaatacacactttgcTGTCAAACAAGTTGTACAAGTTGGCATctagaatgtgtttttgttagatCTTTGATGTTACACTCATAAAGTATGTGAAAGGCATGTGTTGCATTAGGGGAAACTATCATTGCATACTTCTTAACTCCTATCTACAAATGATGTGTTAATTCCTCTTGAAGGCTGGAGATGAGCATTACAGACAGTCTGTCTGATGGAATATGATGATtacaatgaaatacaaacataataTTGCAAGACTGCTCGAATATGTGAagagcagtgattcccaacgAGGGATGTTTGAACCACAAGGGGGTACCTCTGCAATTGCCAGTATGTGGAAAGATTAGGGAGTGGCtcaattcatttgaaaaaatagagattagatttttttcttaaGTCCACTTATTGAATCAATGGTAACATCTGAACACCAGGTGCTAATATTGAGAATGTGTAAAAACCATAGACTACAGTCTATGGTAGAAACTAGTTAGCATGTGAGCTGACAGAATAACGATAGAAatagttagctaacgttaaaaGTCATGgataaacatttgaaacagttagctaaaagtaatgaataaacagctgaaatagttagctgacattaaaagtaatggataaatggacaGTAAGGTGGTAATGCATCAGTAAGAGTTGTATTTAGTTTATTACTACTGTAGGACTGGTAGTTTAACTGTACTGGACTCTTGTTAATCTCTGATCTGTCTTTGAGAGTGAATCAGTCCAGGATGCCAACACAATAACAGACAGGATGGGAGGAAGTTGGGCATAATTAGAGGAACACATACAATGAAATGTGGTACACTTATAAGCCGGAACTTAAAGCAGGTTTTACATATTGTTTAAAAGGGCAACAGGGGAAAACTGGCTCCTTTGTGATTTGGTTTGAAGCAGTTGAGTGAGATGAGGAGGTGGGGCTCAagtcagacaggaggagacCAGGTTTAAATGTGACTTACGACATACACAAGGGAatcacataaatataaataaaaacacatcatgctACATTCACAGATATGTGCTAAAACAGGGGCATGTGTCGCTTTATCACAGTTGACCCAGGTTTGTCGAGAGGACATGGCCACTAGAGGGCTCACTGTCAAAGATGGTTTATGGTGAGAAGATTGTCACTCAGAATATTTAAAGTTTCACATTCCAGTATGTTAAATGAGCataccacaaacacaaatgaatatatcttttgtagtttatttttcttatttattatttcattcaatttaacaaacaatacaattaaatactTACACTacattgtctctatatatagagacaatgccatATACTCAGCTCCACCTGGCACAGTTTAAACTTTCCACCTCCTATTTTCACTTTCTGTACTAATTTACATTTGTTGTGGGCATATTTCTAATTTCCCCTTTTTTACGAGGCACAGTATGATAGGAGCTCATTCCACCATTGCTGTTCTGTAGGGAGTGAGACAGACTTTCACTGTagtaaaataagataaaataagataagataaaataaaataatcctttattaatccctcagcggggaaatttgcattgttccagcagcatacaggatagtgcaatagagacataagtagaaaaacaagataaaagcaataaagacttttataaaaagctactaaaactaaaaaacaactgtaatttacaaatttacaaattcacagaaagaaagaaatggaggtaaagggattatactgtattgcacatagagctgtgggtattgcaccattgtctcattcagaaatatgtgaatTGTCCattccggtgtgtgtgtggtctactgggagcacaaaaatacattttattatcatgGAACAATCTGCAAATGCTTAAAATaccttaaaataaaaacacttataCTTCTCTGTATAACTTTAAGACCATTCTCAATATTCTGTACCTTGGTTGCTACTTATCATTGTATGATTTATTGCCCTGTATGAATAAATGTTACAATATTATTatgattgattattattattattattaagtagtAGTGGTATGATTTTGTCTAgtaaaattacaattacaatttaaattgcagtaaaaattaaaattaaaattaaattaagtaaaattGCAATTTAAATTGCAGTAATTACATTACATGCATTATCTAAATGTTACTTTTGCGACTTTTGTTTGTTATGCATCAAAATTGTAGGCTGTAAGATTTTCGACGTTTATTTTGAAGATTCCCTACGGAagttgtattttatattcagACAGTTTGGGgggtttattttgaaaatgtggcAGGAAGTGTCCTGTTTTATTGAGGTGAGTTTGACGCTTATGTTTTCTGTTCCCTGGGGCCACAGTGTTTTCAACGGGACTCAACTTACTACTTACTGGAATCGCTATGGCCGCTTGACCCAAATATCCTCCTCCAGTTATCATTTGTTCGAAACATTTGCACAAACTTTTCCAGATAAACTTTCGTCTTTTGTGTAGTTTTTATGTCAAGAAATAAGGATGCAACCCCCACCGAGAAAGGTGAGTTTTCCCGTTGTAGCCGTTGAAGCTAACGTTACTTGTCTGAAAACGTTCTCGACGAAGTGGTGCATATTTAATGGTTGAAAATGTACGCTTTGTTGCTGGTCGGCTGGCTTAAACGACAAACTTACCTTTTTACTCTGCAAATGTCTACTAGTTTGTTGTCTTACAAGTTTAGTTTGcttctgctgtttctttaaATAGACGCGAATgaagaaaacttgttttaaaaaaagtcccATGTGCCACAATTTTTAGGGAGAATAGCCCCGTTAACGTGCCCCGTTCCCTCTCGAATGCAGAGAGACGGTCCTGCCAAACACATTCAACGTATGACAATATATAGAGAAATAAATCCTTTTCTATATCGACAAAGCGCTTACAACTCCACATATTTTAAGACATAACGCTACTGAGGTGTTGAGTTACATCGGCGCTCAAGTGATTTACCAAGCGACTCTTAAGTTCAAGTAAATATCAGTTTGGTTCCCAGTGGTCCCACTGCCATCCGCGGTCTAACTAGTTGAGCGGAGCAAGATTATGGCAATCGCAGGTAAAACAAAAGTTAGGATTTTATccaaatgaaatacagtttgaGCTTTTTGTCTATACCGATTTTGAGAGTGGATCCATATTCATTAAAAAGATCTCAAGTTAAGTCATGCTGTGCCATTTAAGTGTGTTTGGAGCTATGGAACTGTGAATTGACAGATTTTTGTAGGTAGTTTGGTGCATGTGTTTTCTCGCAcaagggaaaagaagaaaaacaattgtTGCTGTCACGTATTTATGCCTTAAGTTTAAACAGATCTACTAAGCTTAAGAGTAAACCAGGGTGTTAAGCGTTTTAGTTAGATAAATAAACGTTAAAACTCAAATCTTAGCAAAGTCTGGTTCTGTGCGAAAAAATGTTCCTGTGGGATCATATTTCAAAAACATGGCTCAGGAACTCAGAAAATTGACCATTTCTACCCCAGTACGTTTTAACTGGTAACTGCAGTCCAATAAACGGGGTTTGCTTATTGGTTTGTTTAATGTCAAAGATATGCGTAATGTTTGAAGATTTTTATGGCTCATAATTGGGTGTCTTTAGACATTTGGATTGCTTACCATAAAAGGTGAAGTAATAATTAAAATCtatgtttgttgtgattttggCTTGATTAACAAGTAGGTGTTTTTGCTTGTGCCATTgcattaaaatttaaaaatctaaatgctGGAGAGAGCCCAGTATAACATAACATCCACATCATTAAATTTGCAATTATTGAGGTTGAATCTGGCTCATAATTGAAATAAGGAAGGATAAAAAACAGTGTTCCTGTTGACAATCAGGAATGCAACCTGGTCACTGCACTTCATAATTAATCTCATGGCCAGTTAGAAGCCCAGGGAGACTGACTCTCACCTTGATGAGAAATTAAGAGAAAGTTTAGCATTggtcaaatgtactgtatactgtatgtaaaatattcCAGAAAAAAGTTCTAAATTAACCAAACTTTTAACATGAGAGGATGTGTGAAGctccaaaatgaaatatgtatatttcattaagTTTTGTGGAATTAAATTTTgtgttcaggaaaaaaaaaaacatttagatagGAGCTTT
The Enoplosus armatus isolate fEnoArm2 chromosome 13, fEnoArm2.hap1, whole genome shotgun sequence genome window above contains:
- the foxred1 gene encoding FAD-dependent oxidoreductase domain-containing protein 1 — translated: MSTWSRLHVKARTAHGLLACRRVTQRHTWLYGHSTLCQSLSTGRPLRNDFFKDLEAQLAAMRKKAADALPGSSWSPLELNPKLPPERADIVIVGGGVVGWSIAFWLKQKDTGREGVKVIVVEKDPTYSQASTVLSAGGIRQQFSLPENIHLSLASADFMRNINEHLGLLNEDPVDLQFNQSGYLFLASEEVAHIMEENYSTQRYAGAKVSLLSPTQLKERFPWINTDGVALASYGLENEGWFDPWTLLNAFKRKAISMGVIQCYGEVTDFKYTTKVVRNSEGEHLDLRRIRSVKVQMPNSLEYQPVECAIVVNAAGAFSGKLTEMLGVGKDTSAGIPLPVEPRKRYVYVVHCPDGPGLDTPFLIDYSGVYFRREGLGGNYIAGASPEEAEEPDISNLDVDHQFFEDKVWPSLARRVPAFEKLKVTSAWAGFYDYNTFDQNGIIGMHPQINNMYFATGFSGHGLQHSPAVGRAVAELILDGTFKTLDMSGLGFRRILAQEPMLERNIV